From a region of the Salvelinus alpinus chromosome 2, SLU_Salpinus.1, whole genome shotgun sequence genome:
- the LOC139552695 gene encoding protein SPMIP1 produces the protein MRNLLTTENQNCYREQIEKEVYARLAWKSRYGRDYTTSFVSRRANEQIGLRLPELPLTTTKTILPPVLSTLERRREAAVPMDRSLSEAPLMRAVTPQTKESLYQGFSKEGKGRSLYLHTRTQKGPEEKFDYPLLSSWDYGWRLGNYGRDYRSPANGRSGVVRNTFYARNGIFNFPSETDRLG, from the exons ATGAGGAACCTCCTGACCACCGAGAACCAGAACTGTTACCGGGAGCAGATAGAGAAGGAGGTCTACGCCCGGCTGGCCTGGAAGAGCCGCTACGGACGAGACTACACCACCAGCTTCGTCTCCCGCAGGGCCAATGAGCAGATAGGGCTGAGGCTCCCTGAGCTCCCCCTGACCACCACTAAGACCATCCTGCCACCTGTGTTATCTaccctggagaggaggagagaggctgcaGTGCCCATGGACAG GTCACTGAGCGAGGCTCCTCTGATGAGAGCAGTGACACCCCAGACCAAGGAATCTCTCTACCAGGGTTTTTCCAAGGAGGGGAAGGGGCGCAGCCTGTACCTCCACACACGCACCCAGAAAGGCCCAGAGGAGAAGTTTGACTACCCTCTACTGTCGTCCTGGGACTACGGATGGAGACTGG GTAACTATGGAAGAGACTACAGGTCGCCAGCCAATGGAAGATCAGGAGTCGTGAGGAACACTTTTTACGCCAGGAATGGAATTTTCAATTTTCCCTCCGAAACTGATCGCCTTGGATGA